The Malus domestica chromosome 06, GDT2T_hap1 genome has a segment encoding these proteins:
- the LOC139196776 gene encoding uncharacterized protein: MKRAFLEKFFPTSRIILLRKKISGIQQEEGKNVSNSVPTNVFPSNVPFPSRFMQTKNEEAEKDIFETLRKVQVNTPLLDAIKQVPRYAKFLKELCTTRKRISTKEVVKVNHLVFPADFYVLEMDESDHAPSLPILLGRPFMKTARTNIDVYSGTLSMEFDGEVVNFNLSDSIKHPSEDHSCFSIDIIDSLAQGYLEDLNDDALEKVITRGMELTTKGADSKLPHNIHEPGHAVPPSEEIIDLVAALESLPKHGGKSPNFDSIPISTNKLLPSIVQAPTLDLKPLLSHLKYIFLGENETLPAIISLSLTAQEEEKLVRFYRRFIKAFSKIAQPPCRLLQKEVPFEFNKACEQAFNHLKDLLTTAPIITPPDWSIPFELMCDASDYALGAVLGQRKNKLPHVIYYASRTLNDAQLNYSTTEKELLAVVFALDKFRSYLIGTKVIVFTDHAALKYLFTKKEAKPRLIRWMLLLQEFDIEIKDKKGSDNVVADHLSRLVREEELLPISETFPDEQLLSIQMLEPFV; encoded by the exons atgaagagggcatttttggagaagttcttcccaacttctcgaatcATCCTTCTTCGTAAAAAGATAAGTGGTattcaacaagaggaag gtaagaatgtgtcaaattcagttcctactaatgtttttccttcgaatgttccttttcctagtaggtttatgcaaacaaagaatgaggaagctgaaaaggacatctttgagacacttaggaaagttcaagtgaACACaccccttttggatgcaattaagcaagttccgAGATACGCCAAGTTTCTAAAGGAGttgtgcaccactaggaagaggatttcgaccaaggaggttgtaaag gttaatcatttagtcttcccagcggatttctatgtcctcgaaatggatgaatcggaccatgctccttcacTGCCCATCCttcttggaaggccattcatgaaaacggcccgGACGAATATTGatgtgtatagtggaactttgtccatggaatttgatggggaagttgttaattttaatctttccgATTCCATTAAgcaccctagtgaggaccattcatgtttctctattgatataattgactctttggcgcagggatatcttgaagatttgaatgacgatgcgcttgaaaaagtcattacacgaggcatggaactcacaaccaagggggcagattctaAGCTACCCCACAACATACATGAACCAGGCCATGCCGTGCCTCCTAGTGAGGAAATTATTGAtttggttgctgcccttgagtcattacctaagcatggtggtaagtctcctaacttcgattcaattccaatttcaactaacaagttgcttccatccattGTTCAGGCACCCACCCTTGATCTCAAACCCCTActaagccatttgaagtacattttcttgggggAAAATGAGACCTTACCTGCCATCATCTCCttatccctcacggcacaagaggaggagaaactagtgc gattctaccgacgatttatcaaggccttttccaagattgcacagcccccatgccgtctcctacaaaaggaagtGCCTTTTGAGTTCAACAAGGCGTGTGAGCAAGCATTCAACCATCTCAAGGACCTCCTCACCACGGCACCAATTATCACTCCACcggattggtccattccctttgaactaatgtgtgatgcatcggatTATGCACTTGGAGCTGTTTTGGGCCAACGGAAAAACAAGCtgccacatgttatttattatgcttctcGTACcttaaatgatgcacaattaaATTATTCCACAACTGAGAAAGAGCTTTTGGCAGTTGTCtttgcattagataagtttagatcatatttaattggcacTAAAgtcattgttttcactgaccatgcagccttgaagtacttgttcaccaagaaagaagctaaacctagactcattcgttggatgcttctacttcaagagtttgacatcgaaatcAAGGACAAGAAGGGGAGTGACAATGTTGTTGCCGACCACCTAAGCAGGTTGGTGCGTGAAGAAGAGCTTCTTCCCATCTCTGAAACGTTTCCGGATGAACAACTCTTGTCCATTCAG atgctagaaccttttgtttaG